In Marinobacter salinisoli, the DNA window GCCGACCATTACCGGCTTCTGTTCGCGCGCGATGGCGAACGGGCGCTTGAGCTTGCCCGTGATGAACAACCGGATCTCATCCTGCTGGACATCATGATGCCGGGCCAATCCGGCCACGATGTGTGCCGCGCGCTCAAGGCGAGCGAGCAGACCCGCAACATTCCCGTCATCTTCGTCACCGCGCTGGCCGATACCGAAGACGAAGCCCGGGGATTTGAACTGGGCGCCGTGGATTTCATCACCAAACCGGTGAGCCCGGCCATTGTCCGGGCCCGGGTCAAAAACCATCTGTCGCTGGTGCGGATGGACGAACTGGTCAGCACCCGGCTGGCGGTGGTTCAGCGCCTGGGCCGGGCCGCGGAATACAAGGACAATGAAACCGGGCTGCACGTCATCCGGATGAGCCACTTCTCGCAAATCATTGCCCTGGAAGCCGGAATGGGCGAGATCTGGGCTGACAACCTTCTGAATGCCGCGCCCATGCACGATGTTGGCAAGATCGGCATACCGGATGCCATCCTGCAAAAACCCGGCAAACTTGATGCCGACGAGTGGGCCGTCATGCAGCGTCATGCGGAGATAGGCGCTGAGATTATAGGCGAGGACGACTCACCGTTTCTCAAGATGGCCAGGGAGGTGGCGTTGTGCCACCACGAAAAGTGGGATGGCAGTGGCTACCCGCAGGGATTAAGCGGAGAGGACATTCCCCTGGCGGCCCGCATCGTGGCGCTGGCGGATGTGTTCGATGCATTGACCAGTGAGCGCCCGTATAAGCAGGCCTGGCCGATTGAGAAAGCGACGGCGCTGATCCGCGAGCAGAGCGGCAAACACTTTGACCCCGCCCTGGTGGAGGCGTTCTTCCGCTGTCTGCCTGACATCTTGTCGGTCCGTGAGCGCTGGCAGGAGGCGTCGGTGCAGAA includes these proteins:
- a CDS encoding response regulator produces the protein MLTGAKTLLLVDDEPTNLQVLRNILADHYRLLFARDGERALELARDEQPDLILLDIMMPGQSGHDVCRALKASEQTRNIPVIFVTALADTEDEARGFELGAVDFITKPVSPAIVRARVKNHLSLVRMDELVSTRLAVVQRLGRAAEYKDNETGLHVIRMSHFSQIIALEAGMGEIWADNLLNAAPMHDVGKIGIPDAILQKPGKLDADEWAVMQRHAEIGAEIIGEDDSPFLKMAREVALCHHEKWDGSGYPQGLSGEDIPLAARIVALADVFDALTSERPYKQAWPIEKATALIREQSGKHFDPALVEAFFRCLPDILSVRERWQEASVQNQANGYALT